In the genome of Dermacentor silvarum isolate Dsil-2018 chromosome 1, BIME_Dsil_1.4, whole genome shotgun sequence, one region contains:
- the LOC119453171 gene encoding uncharacterized protein LOC119453171, whose product MEDCTAAVLRVAVMCGLVALDQTTASVAVMKVAVSEGQCLSSYGKLAADQSFTPPGDCARVTCDAQNEMLHIERCIASNQQIPRSGLSSEAAGNAMSFPACCSKTLV is encoded by the exons ATGGAGGACTGTACGGCAGCGGTACTTCGGGTAGCGGTGATGTGTGGCCTCGTCGCATTGGACCAAACCACGGCATCGGTCGCCGTAATGAAAGTTGCTGTAAGCGAAG GACAATGTCTCTCCTCCTATGGAAAGCTTGCAGCGGACCAGAGCTTCACTCCTCCGGGTGACTGCGCGCGCGTCACCTGTGACGCTCAGAATGAAATGCTGCACATAGAAAG GTGCATCGCTTCCAATCAGCAAATACCGCGCAGTGGACTTTCCAGTGAAGCAGCAGGCAACGCCATGTCTTTTCCTGCATGCTGTTCAAAGACGCTAGTCTGA